DNA sequence from the Lycium barbarum isolate Lr01 chromosome 5, ASM1917538v2, whole genome shotgun sequence genome:
CCCCATGATCAAAACAAGCAGATAGGACATCATAAAAGGTATTATAGAAAAACAAGCTCTCTGTTTTACCAACATAATTACAGGAAATATAGGAAATAAGAGTACCTTGGTACACCAACCGGCCCACATATCATCGTAACGACCAATTGGCTGACCGTCACCCATGAGACCAAAGTACATTGCAGGTCCAATGAGATCACGGTCAAACGCCAAATTCATTCCACACATGGGGAATAAAGTGCCTTTTGGAATCGTCATGACAGCGTCAACGTATCTGAAATAAGATATTAATGGTAATTAGATAAGTACAGCTAAATCCTACAAGTATCAGATAACTTTATAGTTGGCTTATGAAAAAGAGTATATGCCTCGTGTTCCTCTCATGAGGCTTAACGAGCTGTGTGGGGGCATCGTAGTCAGGGATGTTGAGCCACAGGCCATGAGAAACAGCTGTTGGAGCACCCTCACGCATGCTGAAAGGGTAGCCACGAACGAAATCTGCACCTTCTCTGTATGGATCATACAGAGTGTTGAAGAAATGCGGTGTGGATGGGCACAGCAGGTTCTTGATGTGCTGCTCAAGTGCATTGATATCTTTTCCAGACGGGTCTTTGGCCACCTTCACATCAGCAGATAATATTTCAGCAGGTGAGAAAGAATACCAAACATATTAAGTCTTAAGCATTAGAGCTTTTAAGATCAATGCAAATACTCAAATAAATTTTTTCCAGTTTAAGATGCACACAATGATAGGAGAGACAAATTTCCGATTAATGGGCCTAAGATGTCGGTGTTGTTAAGTAAGCAATAACACAAGTCATTTATAGTGGATCTGATCAATGCCGTGCGACCAAGTTAGAGAACGATGCAGATCCGGGGGTGGCCACAGAAACAAAGCCTTTTCGACATCAGATCAATAAAAATTATCACATGAAACAGGAATGCAGAAATAAAACAATGCCAAAGCTTAAACTTGTTACAAATCAGGCACCTCTTTTATGTGTAAGCATATGCCAAAGACCTAATCTATATGGTGAAAAAGAGTAAGATCTGTCAATTAGCAATATGGTCCTTTCTTTATTCACATAAAAACCATATGGATCGGTCAAAATCTTCACACAAAGACTATGAATACCTTAGCAACAATTCATAAAGGAGTACTAGATaactaatttaattttaaaacatTTAAGAAAAAGAATTAAGCCTCTGATATAACTGCAGATCGGAACTTCCGATCAATCAGATCTCCTATTTTGGTCCAAAAATTAAAGCATCACCAAATGCAGTTTAGCACAAGAGATCCATAACAATTACCAAATCACATTACTAAATTTCCCAAATTGGCTCATCCAAAACCTTGCAAAAAACCCAAACTCAATACTTTAAAAGTTAAAACCCCTCAAAATTCACCAAGATCCAGACTTTTTTCCTTCCCCACCACACAAAATCTCAACACTGATTAAAAAAACCACATTCAATACTTTTAAAACCCCTCAAAATTCATCAAGATCCAATTTTTTTCCTTCCCCGCTACAAATTAAAGCTAAATAATCACAAAAACAGAAACATAAATCAGGGCAAAACCCCAAATTCAATACTTTATAAAACCCTTAAAATAATCATCAAGATCCAATTTTTATCCTTCACCACCACAAATTAAAACTAAATAATCACAAAaacagaagaaaaaaaatcagggaaaaaaaaaaaacataaccaAACGTAATTCAGCAATAGATCCGTAACAATTACCAAATCACATTACTAAATTTCCCAAATTAGCtcatccaaaaccctagaaaaacCCCATTATTCAATACTTTAAAACCCCTCAAAAAATTCACCAAGATCCATTTTTTTTGCCACCCCACCACAAATTAAAACTAAATAATCACCAAAACACAAATCAGGGCTAAGCCCCTTCATAATTCACCAAGATCCAATTTTTATCCTACCCCACTATAAACTAAAACTAAATAATCACAAAAATCAgtgcaaacaaacaaaaaatagaaaaaaatactCACAAAGCAATCATCATCAATGGTGTAGATATACTTCTTCTTAGACACCATATAACCAAAGCACCTACAAGCAGAATCCTTAAAGGAAATACAAGAAGCTTTAGGACCAAGAATCCTGTTAATGTCATTCCTATTATATAGTTCATAATCAAATCCTTCAGGGACCTTAATGGTCTTAGAAGGATCACCATCTTGAACAATGATCAAATGATATGGTTGAAAAAATGGTCTCCACATCTCCAAAAAATCAAGATTTCTTATTGTTGGTATCACTATATCAAGTTCATCTTTCAACAATGGTGTTGGTGCTCCTTGGTAAAGGATATTTGACATGGTTGCTAGTTAGATTTTTGGTCTTTTTTTGGTAAAGAGAAGTGAAGGGTTGTGTCCTATTTATATTAGGCATAAAGAGTGGAAAGAGTGGAGTTATTGTTGATTGAAATATTACTCAATGTTTAGTCGGTGTTTGGGTACGTAGTGTGCATGTATTTGTTTGAAAACATTGAAAAGAGTAGTTAAATGTATTAATTAACTCACTAGGATTAAATGGAGTATTTAATTGCTCTGACTAAAGACAGATTTTGTTAATTAAACAATTATCAAAGATGTCATAAATGAAAATTGCAATGTTAATGCTAGcgcacaatttatccaatttttGTGTTGTTACATAAGGTTATTTGAGTTTCTGCTTTTTGTAGTTGGATTGTAACTGATGTTGCTGCATTATTTAACTCTTTGAGACCGTTTATGTATTCACATAGTAAGGTTATTTattatcaggaaaaaaaaaactgcaataTAAAAAGGACTTATGAAATAGAATCCAATTGACTGTTTGATCCCTGCGTTCAGATTAggtcttcctttttctttttttttctcctttctttctattttttgctCGATGTCTAACTTGCTTTGAGGTCCAATTaatttgaattcttgtggagaagTCTTACTTTTAGGGATAAAA
Encoded proteins:
- the LOC132641942 gene encoding probable UDP-arabinopyranose mutase 2, which encodes MSNILYQGAPTPLLKDELDIVIPTIRNLDFLEMWRPFFQPYHLIIVQDGDPSKTIKVPEGFDYELYNRNDINRILGPKASCISFKDSACRCFGYMVSKKKYIYTIDDDCFVAKDPSGKDINALEQHIKNLLCPSTPHFFNTLYDPYREGADFVRGYPFSMREGAPTAVSHGLWLNIPDYDAPTQLVKPHERNTRYVDAVMTIPKGTLFPMCGMNLAFDRDLIGPAMYFGLMGDGQPIGRYDDMWAGWCTKVICDHLGLGIKTGLPYIWHSKASNPFVNLKKEYKGIFWQEEIIPFFQAATLPKECTTVQQCYLELSKQVKDKLSKVDPYFTKLGDAMVTWIEAWDELNPTGENLAKLSISDGPAKTKK